The Saprospiraceae bacterium genome includes a window with the following:
- a CDS encoding nucleoid-associated protein — protein MLNYFFSHYKDPEFYRFSFPTGEIELNPVYNFAANIFDDPTCLHEQSVKIARHLYEKSKHPNIKSGELYIAYCSNILIDDELIEAVVIFKSENKENYFQLQNKKEGFTLHTDSGIPTDKLDKGCIIFNNDRDEGFKICNIDHSNRYKEARYWREEFLMITPAKDDYHMTKNYIQVTKNFIRERMPSEFDTGKAEEAATMSRSFEYFKNNEKFDSMEYEKKVFKDDKVVDAFKDYKGEYQNLKNATLFDEFDISDYAVKKQSRVFKSVIKLDKNFHIYVHGDKNKIEKGTDNDGRKYYILYYDDEN, from the coding sequence TTGCTCAACTATTTTTTCAGTCATTACAAAGATCCGGAATTTTACAGATTTTCTTTCCCTACCGGTGAGATCGAATTAAATCCTGTGTACAATTTTGCAGCTAATATTTTTGATGACCCTACATGCCTTCATGAACAATCCGTAAAAATTGCCCGGCATCTGTATGAAAAATCAAAACATCCCAACATCAAATCAGGTGAGCTGTATATTGCCTATTGTTCAAATATTCTGATAGATGATGAGCTTATCGAAGCAGTTGTAATATTTAAATCTGAAAACAAAGAAAATTACTTCCAGCTTCAGAATAAAAAGGAAGGCTTTACGCTTCACACAGACTCAGGCATACCAACAGACAAGCTGGATAAAGGCTGTATCATATTCAATAATGACAGAGATGAGGGATTTAAGATATGCAATATTGATCATAGCAACAGATATAAAGAAGCCCGGTATTGGAGAGAGGAATTTCTAATGATTACACCGGCAAAGGATGATTACCACATGACAAAAAATTATATTCAGGTCACAAAGAACTTTATTCGCGAGAGAATGCCGTCAGAATTTGATACAGGTAAAGCTGAAGAAGCAGCAACCATGAGCAGATCTTTTGAATATTTCAAGAACAATGAAAAGTTTGATTCTATGGAATATGAAAAAAAAGTATTTAAAGATGACAAAGTGGTAGATGCTTTCAAAGACTACAAAGGAGAATATCAAAATCTTAAAAATGCCACCTTGTTTGATGAATTTGATATTTCGGACTATGCCGTCAAAAAACAATCCAGAGTTTTTAAAAGTGTGATAAAATTAGATAAAAACTTTCATATCTATGTCCACGGAGATAAAAATAAGATCGAAAAGGGAACCGATAATGATGGGAGAAAGTACTACATATTGTATTATGATGATGAAAATTAG
- the nusA gene encoding transcription termination/antitermination protein NusA: MNLVESFSEFKEGKNIDRPTMVRVLEDVFRTLIRKKYGSDDNFDVIVNTQNGDLEMWRVRVIVPDGEVTDELSQISYTEAKAIDEAYEVGEECYQQLTLEDFGRRSIMAARQTLISRIMDLEKDDVYKRYMDRVGDLVVAEVSQVLKKEVLVLDDATQYELVLPKLEMIKGDFFRKGDMVRGVIKRVEMRNGSPMVMLSRTDNTFLEKMMEQEVPEIEDGLITIKKIVRMPGERAKVAVESYDDRIDPVGACVGMKGSRIHGIVRELRNENIDIVNYTNNTSLYIQRSLTPAKVTSISLDEAALRASVYLKPDQVSLAIGKGGSNIKLASKLTGYEIDVFRDTDDQEIEDVDLDEFSDEIESWVIDALKNIGCDTAKSVLALNREELIRRSDLEEETIDDVLSILASEFEE, translated from the coding sequence ATGAATTTAGTAGAATCCTTTTCCGAATTTAAAGAAGGCAAAAATATAGACAGACCTACTATGGTCCGTGTATTGGAAGATGTTTTCAGGACATTGATCAGAAAAAAGTATGGTTCTGATGATAATTTCGATGTCATCGTCAATACACAGAACGGTGACCTTGAAATGTGGCGCGTGCGGGTGATAGTACCCGATGGCGAAGTAACTGACGAATTGAGTCAGATATCATATACTGAGGCAAAAGCCATTGATGAAGCTTATGAAGTGGGTGAAGAATGCTATCAGCAATTGACACTCGAAGACTTCGGAAGGAGATCCATCATGGCCGCACGACAGACATTGATATCCAGAATCATGGACCTTGAGAAAGACGATGTTTACAAACGTTATATGGACAGGGTCGGTGATCTTGTAGTGGCTGAGGTAAGTCAGGTATTGAAAAAAGAAGTTTTAGTATTGGATGACGCTACACAATATGAACTTGTATTGCCAAAACTCGAAATGATCAAAGGTGACTTCTTCAGAAAAGGGGACATGGTGCGCGGAGTGATCAAGAGAGTAGAAATGCGCAATGGTTCTCCTATGGTGATGTTGTCCAGGACAGACAATACCTTCCTCGAAAAGATGATGGAACAGGAAGTTCCTGAGATTGAAGACGGACTGATCACTATCAAAAAAATAGTAAGAATGCCAGGAGAAAGAGCCAAAGTTGCTGTAGAATCATATGATGACAGAATAGATCCTGTTGGAGCTTGTGTAGGTATGAAGGGCTCAAGGATACATGGCATCGTCAGAGAATTGCGCAATGAAAACATTGACATCGTAAATTATACTAACAACACTTCATTATATATACAGAGATCGCTGACTCCGGCAAAGGTGACAAGTATCTCTCTGGATGAGGCCGCACTCAGAGCATCAGTCTACCTGAAACCAGATCAGGTTTCACTGGCTATAGGCAAAGGTGGAAGCAATATAAAGCTGGCCAGTAAGCTCACAGGATATGAGATTGATGTATTTAGAGATACAGATGATCAGGAAATCGAAGATGTAGATCTTGACGAGTTTTCTGATGAAATAGAAAGCTGGGTAATAGATGCCCTGAAAAATATAGGATGCGATACGGCAAAGAGTGTATTGGCTTTAAACAGAGAAGAACTGATCAGAAGATCAGACCTTGAAGAAGAAACAATAGACGATGTGCTAAGCATTCTGGCATCTGAGTTTGAAGAATAA
- a CDS encoding TIGR02757 family protein produces the protein MSESDTIDYQRLRDRLDYLAVRFNCLDFIELDPISVPHCFSKKQDIEIAGFFSAILAWGNRKTIITKAREIITLMDDQPYDFIVHHSEAERKKMIGFKHRTFQSTDLLFLIEFLQIYYRSNESLEQAFYSQESEPYNQKNALTQFYDLVFNNEFAPARTKKHIASPHKNSACKRLNMFLRWMVRKDDQKVDFGLWDSIPMSGLMIPLDVHVDKYARNFGLLTRRSLDWITVEEITSHLRMMRPSDPVYYDYALFGLGVHKDEF, from the coding sequence ATGTCTGAAAGCGACACCATCGACTATCAAAGATTAAGAGATCGTCTTGACTATTTAGCAGTCAGGTTCAATTGTCTTGATTTTATCGAATTAGACCCGATAAGTGTTCCGCACTGTTTTTCCAAAAAACAGGATATAGAGATTGCCGGTTTCTTTAGCGCTATTCTGGCATGGGGCAACCGAAAAACGATCATCACCAAAGCACGCGAAATTATAACACTGATGGATGATCAGCCATACGATTTCATCGTGCATCATAGTGAGGCGGAAAGAAAAAAAATGATCGGGTTCAAACACAGGACCTTTCAGAGCACAGACCTGCTTTTTCTTATCGAATTCCTTCAGATATATTATCGGTCCAATGAAAGTTTAGAGCAGGCTTTTTATTCTCAGGAGTCAGAACCTTACAATCAGAAAAATGCCCTGACACAGTTCTACGATTTGGTGTTTAATAATGAATTTGCGCCAGCCAGAACAAAAAAACACATAGCATCACCCCATAAAAATTCGGCTTGTAAGAGACTCAATATGTTTCTTAGGTGGATGGTGCGAAAAGATGACCAAAAAGTAGATTTCGGATTGTGGGACTCCATTCCGATGTCCGGACTTATGATTCCACTCGATGTTCATGTGGACAAATATGCAAGAAACTTTGGTTTGCTTACAAGGCGTTCATTGGACTGGATTACTGTAGAAGAGATCACTTCGCATCTGCGGATGATGAGGCCATCAGATCCCGTTTACTATGATTATGCTCTTTTTGGTTTGGGAGTACACAAAGATGAATTTTAG
- a CDS encoding arginine decarboxylase codes for MKNTYFQLINQTYYFPQEGFDLNQGNLTFHGISLKYLIEKYGTPFRLTYLPRIGDQIKKAKNFFNKAMKANNYKGEYHYCYCTKCCHFSHVIEEALDHNVHLETSSSFDIDIIRILHDKGKINKKTILIQNGHKTEDYLNKIIELIEDGYENVIPVMDSKYELDRFYSKTKKDLTIGIRMAINEEPQSAYYTSRLGIRSAEIIDYYKTKIAKKKRVKLKMLHFFVDSGIKDNLYYWGEFRKALKLFAELKKICPTLDSINLGGGLPIRNNLGFEYDYKYMISELITNIKEVCVEEGIDEPDIYTEFGKYTVGESGAIIFSVLEQKQQNDSELWYLIDNSLMNTIPDAWSIFEKFILLPVNKWDNEYSRVNIGGISCDHSDYYNSEDLNQEIYLPTYDSEKEEPLYLGFFHTGAYQDAISGYGGIKHCLIPAPKSVIIDRDDKGNIVDRLYRDEQTVEQMLKILGY; via the coding sequence ATGAAAAATACCTATTTTCAACTCATTAATCAGACATATTATTTTCCACAGGAAGGGTTTGATCTCAATCAGGGAAACCTGACTTTTCATGGAATTTCCCTCAAATACCTCATAGAAAAATACGGAACTCCTTTCCGACTTACATATTTACCAAGAATAGGTGATCAGATAAAAAAAGCAAAAAATTTTTTCAACAAGGCCATGAAGGCCAATAACTATAAAGGTGAGTATCATTATTGTTACTGCACCAAGTGCTGTCACTTTTCGCATGTCATCGAAGAGGCACTGGATCATAATGTTCATCTCGAAACATCATCATCCTTTGATATTGATATCATCAGAATCCTCCACGATAAAGGAAAAATCAATAAAAAAACCATTTTGATCCAAAACGGGCACAAGACGGAAGACTATCTCAACAAAATCATCGAACTGATCGAAGATGGATATGAAAACGTCATTCCTGTCATGGATAGTAAGTACGAATTAGATAGATTTTACAGCAAAACAAAAAAAGACCTTACTATCGGCATAAGGATGGCCATCAACGAAGAGCCGCAATCGGCCTACTACACATCGCGATTGGGCATTCGCAGTGCTGAAATCATAGACTATTATAAGACAAAAATTGCCAAGAAAAAAAGAGTTAAACTCAAAATGCTGCACTTTTTTGTGGACTCCGGCATCAAAGACAATCTTTATTATTGGGGAGAATTCAGAAAGGCTTTAAAGCTATTTGCTGAACTTAAAAAAATATGCCCTACACTCGATTCAATCAATCTGGGCGGTGGATTGCCTATCCGAAATAATCTCGGATTTGAATATGATTATAAGTATATGATCAGCGAACTCATCACCAATATCAAGGAAGTCTGTGTAGAAGAAGGTATAGATGAGCCGGATATCTATACGGAATTTGGAAAATACACCGTCGGCGAAAGCGGAGCCATCATATTTTCAGTATTGGAACAAAAGCAGCAAAATGACTCCGAATTGTGGTATCTGATAGACAATAGTCTGATGAACACCATTCCTGATGCATGGTCAATTTTTGAAAAATTTATCCTCCTTCCTGTCAACAAGTGGGATAATGAGTATTCCAGAGTGAACATAGGCGGTATCAGCTGTGACCATTCTGATTACTATAATTCTGAAGACTTAAATCAGGAGATTTACCTTCCTACTTACGACTCTGAAAAGGAAGAACCACTTTATCTGGGATTTTTTCATACTGGAGCTTATCAGGATGCCATCAGTGGTTACGGTGGTATCAAACATTGTCTTATTCCGGCTCCCAAGTCTGTCATCATCGATAGAGATGATAAAGGCAATATAGTAGACAGACTTTACAGAGATGAGCAGACTGTAGAACAAATGCTAAAGATTTTAGGATATTAA
- the infB gene encoding translation initiation factor IF-2, whose protein sequence is MAERLFKIAKELNVGVGTIVDFLATKGHIIENKPTSMISEEVHDLLLKEFRSSMAEKEKADKIIIGNRPGGDHKHTDEKAPAKPLFSIPKFGIDKPSASPVATPVPTPSAPSTPPQAAPPVVEETPKVEDPVQVDEILKTTTPELPGLKVMGKIDLEKPKQKQEEPKEKEDIKPIEAKEEKPVETIVEKPAEIVEKSTQVAQEEDFLRAKTPQLKGLKIMGKIDTSKLDSSTKPKPSEKPNGQPSDQQKSGTQQQGSSISDGQKRKRKRKKIAGTGMSDQRPSGDPNKKPVGGKGPQPKEEVKEVSQKEIDEKIKATMERLNVGGKNKRQKIRRDNRDVKREKQEQLDIENVDTKLKLTEFVSVSELAGLLDVPVSQVITTCLSLGIIVSINQRLDAEIIELVAGEFGHEVEFISAEEISEDDTTEEDFGDDSIPRAPIVTVMGHVDHGKTSLLDYIRSANVAGGEAGGITQHIGAYEVKVGPDLKKITFLDTPGHEAFTAMRARGAKVTDIAVIIVAADDHIMPQTKEAISHAQAAGVPMIFAINKIDKAGADPERIKQELASMNLLVEDWGGTYQSQDISAKQGLHIDKLLEKILLEAEVLELKSNPERPGLGTVIEASLDKGKGYVTKILVQNGTVEIGDSLVAGPYSGKIKAMFNELGKKVKKAGPSTPTLILGLSGAPQAGEKFKVMGSDQEARQLAAKRAQIEREQSNRASKRISLDEIGRRLALGTFKELNLIVKGDVDGSIEALADSLIKLSVETIQVNVIHKAVGAIAESDVLLASASDAIIIGFQVRPSANARAIAEREGVQIKTYSIIYEAIEEIKSAMEGMLEPTKEEKIVAQVEVRETYTMSKIGTIAGCYVTEGKITRNTFIRVIRDGIVIFPIKEGAQGELSSLKRYKEDAKEVKNGLECGVTIKNFNDIRVGDIIEGYDIIEIKQTLK, encoded by the coding sequence ATGGCAGAAAGATTATTTAAAATAGCAAAAGAGCTGAACGTAGGTGTCGGTACCATAGTAGATTTTCTTGCTACTAAAGGGCATATCATTGAAAACAAGCCGACATCTATGATTTCTGAGGAAGTGCATGATCTGCTCCTCAAGGAATTCAGATCATCTATGGCTGAAAAAGAGAAGGCTGATAAAATCATCATAGGTAACCGACCAGGAGGTGATCATAAGCATACAGATGAAAAAGCTCCTGCTAAGCCACTTTTCTCTATTCCTAAATTTGGAATTGACAAGCCTTCTGCATCACCTGTTGCTACTCCTGTACCTACACCTTCTGCGCCAAGTACACCTCCGCAAGCTGCTCCGCCAGTTGTTGAAGAAACTCCAAAGGTGGAAGATCCAGTTCAAGTTGATGAAATATTAAAAACCACAACACCAGAATTACCGGGGCTCAAGGTCATGGGTAAAATTGACCTCGAAAAACCAAAACAAAAGCAAGAAGAGCCAAAAGAAAAAGAAGATATCAAGCCGATAGAGGCAAAAGAAGAAAAGCCAGTTGAAACCATTGTCGAAAAACCTGCTGAAATCGTTGAAAAAAGTACTCAGGTGGCTCAAGAAGAAGATTTTTTAAGAGCAAAGACACCTCAGCTCAAAGGACTCAAGATAATGGGCAAAATTGACACCAGCAAACTGGATAGTTCAACCAAGCCTAAACCTTCCGAAAAACCAAACGGACAACCATCTGATCAGCAGAAATCCGGAACTCAACAGCAAGGAAGTTCCATATCTGATGGCCAAAAAAGGAAAAGAAAAAGAAAAAAAATCGCTGGTACCGGTATGAGCGACCAAAGGCCTTCAGGAGATCCCAATAAAAAACCTGTTGGCGGCAAAGGTCCGCAGCCAAAAGAAGAAGTCAAAGAAGTTTCTCAAAAAGAAATTGACGAGAAGATCAAGGCGACAATGGAAAGATTGAATGTCGGTGGCAAAAACAAAAGACAAAAAATAAGACGTGACAACAGAGATGTCAAACGCGAAAAACAGGAACAATTAGATATTGAAAATGTAGACACTAAACTCAAACTTACGGAATTTGTATCTGTATCTGAGTTAGCAGGATTGCTGGATGTGCCTGTATCTCAAGTGATCACAACATGCCTGAGTCTTGGTATCATAGTTTCTATCAATCAACGCTTAGATGCTGAAATTATAGAGTTGGTAGCGGGAGAATTTGGGCATGAAGTAGAGTTCATAAGTGCTGAAGAGATAAGTGAAGACGATACCACGGAAGAAGACTTTGGTGATGACTCCATTCCGCGAGCACCGATAGTGACCGTAATGGGGCACGTAGATCATGGTAAAACATCATTACTCGACTACATCAGGTCAGCCAATGTGGCTGGTGGAGAAGCTGGAGGAATAACACAACATATCGGAGCTTATGAAGTAAAAGTAGGCCCCGATCTTAAGAAAATCACATTTCTGGATACTCCGGGACACGAAGCCTTTACAGCGATGCGTGCCAGAGGGGCCAAAGTAACAGACATAGCAGTAATCATTGTAGCCGCTGATGATCACATCATGCCTCAGACAAAAGAAGCAATAAGTCATGCTCAGGCTGCCGGTGTCCCTATGATTTTTGCAATCAATAAAATAGATAAAGCCGGAGCAGATCCTGAAAGAATAAAGCAGGAACTTGCATCCATGAATTTGCTTGTCGAAGATTGGGGTGGTACTTATCAATCTCAGGACATTTCGGCAAAACAAGGTCTGCACATAGACAAACTGTTGGAAAAAATTCTATTGGAAGCTGAAGTCCTGGAACTTAAATCCAATCCGGAAAGACCGGGATTGGGGACAGTCATCGAGGCTTCATTGGATAAAGGAAAAGGATATGTCACAAAAATTCTGGTCCAAAATGGAACAGTAGAAATAGGAGACTCATTGGTAGCAGGACCTTACTCCGGCAAAATCAAAGCCATGTTCAATGAACTCGGTAAAAAAGTCAAAAAAGCAGGTCCATCCACTCCAACGCTGATTTTAGGTCTCAGCGGAGCACCTCAGGCTGGAGAGAAATTCAAAGTAATGGGTTCCGATCAGGAAGCAAGACAACTTGCTGCCAAAAGAGCCCAAATAGAAAGAGAACAAAGTAACCGAGCAAGTAAGCGTATTTCTCTCGACGAAATCGGACGCCGTCTTGCATTAGGAACATTTAAAGAGTTGAATCTTATCGTCAAAGGTGATGTGGATGGTTCTATAGAAGCATTGGCGGACTCATTGATCAAACTTTCCGTAGAAACCATACAGGTAAATGTCATCCATAAAGCAGTAGGTGCTATCGCTGAATCTGATGTATTGCTCGCTTCAGCGTCTGATGCTATCATCATAGGATTCCAGGTAAGACCATCTGCCAATGCACGTGCTATAGCTGAAAGAGAAGGGGTTCAGATCAAAACATACTCTATCATATACGAGGCCATAGAAGAAATTAAGTCTGCTATGGAAGGAATGCTTGAGCCTACAAAAGAAGAAAAAATTGTGGCTCAAGTGGAAGTTCGCGAAACTTATACAATGTCCAAAATCGGAACCATTGCAGGATGTTATGTTACTGAAGGTAAAATCACTCGCAATACTTTCATACGGGTCATCAGAGACGGCATCGTTATTTTCCCAATCAAGGAAGGTGCCCAAGGTGAGTTATCTTCACTCAAGAGGTATAAAGAAGACGCAAAAGAAGTCAAAAACGGCCTTGAATGCGGCGTGACTATCAAAAATTTTAATGATATCAGAGTTGGTGACATAATAGAAGGGTATGATATCATTGAGATCAAACAGACTTTAAAGTAA
- a CDS encoding ribosome maturation factor, producing MQLPEIDQLINQGLTELGLSDLYLIECKIKSNKIEIFLDSDEGVSFLKCQKLSRWLEAIFDEKKSFGDNYILEVSSAGVGSPLKFLRQYLKNIGRIIEIKCSGGNQVKGLLSAVTDDIIHVTYDTKVKEGKKNKKVTITEQIKFKDIIESRIKISFN from the coding sequence ATGCAACTACCGGAGATAGACCAATTAATAAATCAGGGACTGACAGAACTTGGGTTGTCAGACTTGTATCTCATAGAGTGTAAGATAAAATCCAATAAAATTGAAATTTTTCTGGACAGTGATGAAGGAGTGAGTTTTTTGAAATGTCAGAAACTCAGCAGATGGTTAGAAGCAATATTTGATGAGAAAAAATCATTTGGCGATAATTACATCCTTGAAGTTTCTTCTGCCGGAGTAGGAAGCCCTTTGAAATTTCTGAGACAATACCTGAAAAATATAGGAAGAATCATTGAAATCAAATGCAGTGGCGGCAATCAGGTAAAAGGCTTACTTTCCGCAGTGACAGATGATATCATCCATGTCACGTATGATACAAAAGTCAAGGAAGGTAAAAAGAACAAAAAAGTAACGATAACAGAGCAAATAAAATTTAAAGACATAATTGAATCAAGAATTAAAATAAGTTTTAATTAA
- a CDS encoding deoxyhypusine synthase family protein, whose product MQITEFLKHHYKHFNAAALIDAADGYIAHLGEGGKMMITLAGAMSTAELGKSLAEMIRQDKVQIISCTGANLEEDIMNLVAHSHYKRVPNYRELSPQDEWDLLENHYNRVTDTCIPEEEAFRRLQKHLWDIWSTAEKNGERYFPHEFMYKMLLSGVLEQYYEIDPKNSWMLAAAEKNIPIVVPGWEDSTMGNIFASYCIKGQLKASTTKSGIEYMMWLADWYVKNSAGKGVGFFQIGGGIAGDFPICVVPMLYQDMEMHDIPFWSYFCQISDSTTSYGSYSGAVPNEKITWGKLDITTPKYIIESDATIVAPLIFAIILGW is encoded by the coding sequence ATGCAAATAACTGAGTTTTTAAAACACCATTACAAACATTTTAATGCGGCTGCCTTGATAGACGCTGCTGATGGATATATAGCCCACCTGGGTGAAGGAGGCAAAATGATGATCACCCTTGCCGGCGCTATGAGCACTGCCGAACTGGGAAAATCACTCGCAGAAATGATCAGACAGGACAAAGTACAGATCATCTCATGTACAGGAGCAAACCTTGAAGAAGATATTATGAATCTCGTGGCTCACTCCCATTACAAAAGAGTGCCCAACTACCGTGAACTTAGCCCACAGGACGAATGGGATCTGCTGGAAAATCATTATAACCGTGTCACGGATACTTGCATCCCGGAAGAAGAAGCTTTCAGAAGGCTACAAAAACACCTTTGGGACATCTGGAGTACTGCTGAAAAAAATGGTGAAAGGTATTTTCCTCATGAGTTTATGTACAAAATGCTACTCAGTGGTGTATTGGAACAATACTATGAAATCGACCCAAAAAACAGCTGGATGCTTGCAGCTGCAGAAAAAAACATTCCCATAGTAGTGCCCGGATGGGAAGACAGTACGATGGGCAATATTTTTGCATCTTATTGTATCAAAGGGCAACTAAAAGCATCTACCACGAAATCAGGTATTGAGTATATGATGTGGTTGGCTGACTGGTATGTCAAAAACAGTGCCGGTAAAGGGGTAGGATTCTTTCAGATTGGTGGTGGTATTGCTGGCGATTTCCCAATATGTGTAGTACCGATGCTGTATCAGGATATGGAAATGCACGACATCCCATTCTGGTCCTATTTCTGTCAGATAAGTGATAGTACAACCAGTTACGGATCTTATTCCGGAGCGGTGCCCAATGAAAAGATCACCTGGGGAAAATTAGATATCACTACTCCAAAGTATATCATAGAAAGTGATGCTACCATAGTGGCACCTTTGATTTTTGCCATTATCTTAGGTTGGTAA